The following are encoded in a window of Bradyrhizobium guangdongense genomic DNA:
- a CDS encoding thermonuclease family protein, with protein sequence MRFPDRPNLHRPRFGGSPFRHRFSGLLPWMFVVAIVAAIVLTFRHGANWPLRHPADARAQDAEIILRQSGGPDDRLPVDVIRTVDGDTFLARVHRRGGRDLVARVRLRGIDAPEMKASCQDELDKAEAATEALRSLLGQGGVAIYNLGSEKYGRVLADVATQRTPNVSAAMLAGGYARSYNGGHRDGWCARRWRFW encoded by the coding sequence ATGCGTTTTCCGGATCGTCCCAATCTCCATCGGCCACGGTTCGGCGGCTCGCCGTTCCGCCATCGCTTCTCGGGATTGTTGCCATGGATGTTCGTGGTGGCCATCGTGGCGGCGATCGTGCTCACCTTCCGGCATGGGGCGAATTGGCCGCTTCGGCATCCGGCCGATGCGCGCGCGCAGGATGCCGAGATCATTCTTCGGCAGTCAGGCGGCCCCGACGACCGCCTGCCGGTCGATGTCATCCGCACCGTCGACGGCGACACCTTTCTGGCGCGCGTGCACCGGCGCGGTGGGCGCGATCTCGTCGCGCGCGTTCGCCTGCGCGGCATCGATGCGCCCGAGATGAAGGCATCCTGCCAGGACGAACTGGACAAGGCGGAAGCCGCCACCGAGGCGTTGCGCTCTCTGCTCGGTCAGGGCGGCGTCGCAATCTACAATCTCGGCTCGGAAAAATACGGGCGCGTCCTCGCCGACGTCGCGACCCAACGAACCCCCAACGTTTCGGCCGCGATGCTCGCGGGCGGTTACGCCCGCAGCTACAATGGCGGCCATCGCGACGGCTGGTGCGCGAGGCGCTGGCGCTTCTGGTAA
- the cysD gene encoding sulfate adenylyltransferase subunit CysD, with protein MVAAPTHHASDDATMRHIATSHLRRLEAESIHILRETVAEFRKPVMLYSIGKDSSVLLHLAMKAFHPGRPPFPLLHVDTTWKFREMIAFRDRRARELGLDLIVHTNQDGLSQGITPFSHGSARYTDVMKTQALRQALDLHGFDAAIGGARRDEEKSRAKERVFSHRSAAHRWDPKNQRPELWSLYNTMLAPGESMRVFPLSNWTELDVWDYILLESVPIVPLYLAAKRPVVERDGTLIMVDDERMPLLADEAPRWRSVRFRTLGCYPLSGATISTAATLPEIVREMTASRTSERQGRMIDRDSPASMERKKAEGYF; from the coding sequence ATGGTGGCAGCGCCGACGCACCACGCGTCCGATGACGCCACCATGCGCCACATTGCCACCAGCCATCTTCGTCGCCTCGAAGCGGAAAGCATCCATATCCTGCGCGAGACCGTGGCCGAGTTCCGCAAACCGGTCATGCTCTACTCGATCGGCAAGGATTCCTCGGTCCTGCTGCATCTGGCGATGAAGGCTTTTCATCCCGGCAGGCCGCCGTTTCCGCTGCTGCATGTCGACACGACCTGGAAGTTCCGCGAGATGATCGCATTTCGCGACCGCCGCGCGCGTGAGCTCGGCCTCGACCTGATCGTCCACACCAACCAGGACGGATTGAGCCAGGGCATCACTCCCTTCAGCCACGGCTCCGCCCGCTACACCGACGTGATGAAGACGCAGGCATTGCGGCAGGCGCTGGACCTCCACGGCTTCGACGCCGCGATTGGAGGCGCACGGCGCGACGAGGAGAAGTCGCGCGCCAAGGAGCGCGTGTTCTCGCACCGGAGCGCGGCGCATCGCTGGGATCCCAAGAACCAGCGGCCGGAGCTGTGGAGCCTGTACAACACGATGCTCGCGCCCGGCGAGAGCATGCGGGTGTTTCCGCTGTCGAACTGGACCGAGCTCGACGTCTGGGACTACATCCTGCTCGAGAGCGTCCCGATCGTCCCGCTCTATCTGGCGGCAAAGCGCCCCGTGGTCGAGCGCGACGGCACGCTGATCATGGTCGACGATGAGCGCATGCCGCTGCTTGCGGATGAAGCGCCGCGCTGGCGCTCCGTCAGGTTTCGCACGCTGGGCTGCTATCCGCTCAGCGGCGCGACGATCTCGACGGCGGCAACGCTGCCGGAGATCGTACGGGAGATGACGGCCTCACGCACGTCCGAACGGCAGGGACGCATGATCGATCGCGACAGTCCCGCCTCGATGGAGCGCAAGAAAGCGGAAGGCTACTTCTGA
- a CDS encoding L,D-transpeptidase — MSMKIALALATTIGAGLLISSTAEARPEMVGTHMADYSPGTIVVKTNERRLYLILDDGHAVRYPVGVGKSGKQWAGTTRIDGKYRNPAWSPPAEVKRDKPQLPDVIPGGSPRNPMGVAAMTLAGGEYAIHGTNVPGSVGGFVSYGCIRMLNDDITDLYSRVSVGTKVVVTR, encoded by the coding sequence ATGTCGATGAAGATTGCGCTGGCGTTGGCCACCACCATCGGGGCCGGGCTCTTGATATCGTCGACGGCCGAGGCGCGGCCGGAAATGGTGGGTACGCACATGGCCGATTATTCGCCGGGCACCATCGTGGTCAAAACCAACGAGCGGCGGCTCTATCTCATCCTCGATGACGGGCACGCGGTGCGTTACCCGGTCGGCGTCGGTAAGTCCGGCAAACAGTGGGCCGGCACGACCCGGATCGACGGCAAATATCGCAATCCGGCCTGGTCGCCGCCCGCCGAGGTTAAGCGCGACAAGCCGCAGCTTCCCGACGTCATTCCGGGCGGCTCGCCGCGCAACCCGATGGGTGTTGCTGCGATGACGCTGGCCGGCGGGGAATATGCCATCCACGGCACCAACGTGCCCGGCTCAGTCGGTGGCTTCGTCTCTTACGGCTGCATCCGCATGCTCAACGACGACATCACCGATCTCTACAGCCGCGTCTCGGTCGGAACGAAGGTCGTCGTGACGCGCTGA
- a CDS encoding methyl-accepting chemotaxis protein has product MASFKFRIGTKLGLTASAGVLLVGGMLGNQLIRNGQIAGLSELVVINTANKANAQGAELAVTRARLAVAEIGSAATADSLAKQMEVLRNSLANATTEIDAALQRSKRAEAKELCREVKLQLEASLKAGNDLGEARGIAIKEFAATNQIEDAWNKSLDKLLTSPAVAASSNHLNIEAALREADASFKAVSASDWHFTATGDVEQKDRIAGLADAMIGVLKRVRQSAGGDKEIADGIDALGALAVRYKAAAAAAVKAEDTKTRILEERLRPAAKEISTRVDKLVAANNEYTALRQSQLMTALEQATWVSLAVGVLVILVLAGSALFSVLNIARPIRRIGDVLLQLAGGNKAVEIPYTARGDEVGDNARAAQTFRDNLIRIEQMEAEQKDQEAAAATRRKQEMIRLAGAFEDAVGGIINSVSSASQQLESAAGTLSGTAEETEQLSGMVAAASEEASTNVGAVASAAEEMSASVVEIGRQVHDSSRIAGEAVKQAEHTDARINELLKAAGRIGDVVKLITAIAEQTNLLALNATIEAARAGESGRGFAVVASEVKALAAQTAKATDEISAQIAGMQSATEDSVGAIKAIGATISKISDISTTIAATIEEQGAATAEIARNVSEAAKGTVEVADKIAQVSHGASATGSASTQVLASARSLSMESGRLKNEVAKFLDTVRAA; this is encoded by the coding sequence ATGGCATCGTTCAAGTTTCGCATCGGTACAAAGCTCGGACTGACGGCAAGTGCGGGGGTCCTTCTCGTTGGAGGCATGCTCGGCAACCAGCTCATCAGGAACGGGCAGATCGCGGGACTGAGCGAATTGGTCGTCATCAACACCGCCAACAAGGCCAATGCCCAGGGCGCCGAGCTCGCAGTGACCCGGGCTCGCCTCGCAGTGGCGGAGATCGGATCTGCCGCTACCGCCGACAGCCTCGCCAAACAAATGGAAGTGCTGCGCAATTCCCTTGCCAATGCCACGACCGAAATAGACGCGGCATTGCAGCGATCCAAGCGCGCCGAAGCCAAAGAGCTCTGCCGAGAGGTGAAGCTCCAGCTCGAAGCCTCCCTCAAGGCCGGCAACGATCTCGGCGAGGCTCGCGGCATCGCCATCAAGGAATTCGCCGCGACTAACCAGATTGAAGATGCCTGGAACAAGTCCCTCGATAAATTGCTGACATCGCCCGCCGTCGCCGCATCGTCGAATCACCTCAACATCGAGGCTGCGTTGCGCGAAGCCGACGCGTCCTTCAAGGCGGTCAGCGCCTCCGATTGGCATTTCACGGCAACCGGTGACGTCGAGCAGAAAGACCGTATCGCCGGCCTTGCCGACGCGATGATCGGTGTCCTGAAACGGGTGCGCCAGTCGGCTGGCGGCGACAAGGAGATCGCGGACGGAATCGACGCGCTGGGGGCCCTGGCCGTACGCTACAAGGCCGCGGCCGCCGCAGCCGTGAAGGCGGAGGACACCAAGACACGCATACTTGAAGAGCGGCTGCGTCCGGCCGCTAAGGAAATCTCAACGCGCGTCGACAAGCTGGTCGCCGCCAACAACGAATATACGGCTCTGCGGCAAAGCCAGCTGATGACTGCGCTGGAGCAGGCGACCTGGGTCAGTCTGGCCGTCGGCGTCCTCGTGATCCTTGTCCTGGCCGGCTCGGCGCTGTTTTCAGTGCTCAACATCGCCCGTCCGATCCGTCGCATCGGCGACGTGCTGCTGCAACTGGCCGGCGGCAACAAGGCTGTCGAAATCCCTTATACCGCACGCGGCGACGAAGTCGGCGACAACGCGCGGGCCGCGCAGACGTTCAGGGACAATCTGATCCGCATCGAACAGATGGAAGCCGAGCAGAAGGATCAGGAGGCGGCAGCCGCCACGCGGCGCAAGCAGGAGATGATCCGGCTGGCCGGCGCGTTCGAAGATGCGGTCGGCGGCATCATCAACTCGGTTTCGTCCGCTTCCCAACAGCTCGAATCCGCCGCCGGCACATTGTCGGGGACTGCGGAAGAGACCGAGCAGCTTTCCGGAATGGTGGCCGCGGCATCCGAGGAAGCCTCGACCAATGTCGGGGCCGTGGCATCCGCCGCCGAGGAAATGAGCGCATCGGTCGTCGAGATCGGACGCCAGGTCCATGATTCCAGCCGCATTGCCGGCGAGGCGGTGAAGCAGGCCGAGCACACCGATGCCCGGATCAACGAATTGCTGAAGGCCGCAGGCCGGATCGGCGACGTCGTGAAATTGATCACCGCCATCGCGGAGCAGACCAATCTGCTGGCATTGAACGCCACGATCGAAGCGGCACGCGCCGGCGAGTCCGGCCGCGGCTTCGCCGTGGTGGCCAGCGAGGTCAAGGCGCTCGCGGCCCAGACCGCGAAAGCGACTGATGAAATCAGCGCGCAGATCGCCGGCATGCAGTCGGCCACGGAAGACTCGGTCGGCGCGATCAAGGCGATCGGCGCGACCATCTCCAAGATTTCGGACATCTCGACGACGATCGCGGCGACCATCGAAGAGCAGGGCGCCGCGACGGCCGAAATCGCACGCAACGTCAGCGAGGCCGCCAAGGGAACGGTCGAAGTTGCCGACAAGATCGCCCAGGTCAGCCACGGCGCCAGCGCGACCGGTTCGGCGTCGACCCAGGTTCTGGCATCCGCGCGCTCGCTCTCGATGGAGAGTGGCCGCCTCAAGAACGAGGTTGCGAAATTCCTCGATACGGTGCGGGCGGCCTGA
- a CDS encoding FAD/NAD(P)-binding protein, with protein MIISIVGGGATGITILRHLAELAASGRDNGAVSGIQLFDKSGFDGGVAYRTQSDCHLLNMKPSTMSIRSGDADEFLRWLQARGLSCPGNKHLPRMVYRDYLDAVRLAAIAQCWSIGVPVHVEHAEVVRMRFSPDRDVLLTTDRNITHISSALILCTGHNPPDDPYGLAAHPKYIRDPYAQFTFADRPGTEVGILGSGLSAVDTAAALAKSHQAVRMTCFSRSGLFPTVQPVTVPKIANDFRDALHGYVTSRARIEADAFAARLSELLLETTGIRCDLSCRNVGGDALDDLEHNIARAETGEPSVHSYLVSVIDVMCEAWSRMSDAEKMRFMDVYNSGWLRNRSAMPLENAVRMRDLMRSGRLSTCAGLRSVTATGDRFRAILDDGDCREVDYVIDATGPSYRLDASPLYQDICARA; from the coding sequence ATGATCATCAGCATTGTCGGCGGCGGCGCAACCGGCATCACGATCCTGCGCCATCTGGCGGAGCTCGCCGCATCGGGGCGAGATAACGGCGCGGTCAGCGGAATTCAGCTGTTCGACAAATCCGGTTTCGACGGCGGGGTTGCCTATCGCACCCAGAGCGATTGCCATCTGCTCAACATGAAGCCGTCGACGATGTCGATCCGCTCCGGCGACGCGGACGAGTTTCTGCGCTGGCTCCAGGCCCGCGGTCTCTCCTGCCCCGGCAACAAGCATCTGCCACGGATGGTCTATCGGGACTATCTCGACGCCGTGCGATTGGCTGCGATCGCGCAATGCTGGAGCATCGGCGTGCCGGTTCATGTCGAACATGCCGAGGTGGTCCGCATGCGCTTCTCGCCGGATCGCGACGTCCTCCTGACGACCGACCGCAACATCACGCACATCTCGTCCGCACTGATCCTCTGCACGGGTCACAACCCGCCCGATGATCCCTATGGTCTGGCAGCACACCCGAAGTACATCAGAGATCCCTACGCCCAATTCACTTTCGCCGATCGGCCCGGCACGGAGGTCGGCATCCTCGGAAGCGGGCTCAGCGCGGTCGACACCGCGGCAGCGCTCGCCAAGAGCCATCAGGCGGTCAGGATGACCTGCTTCTCGAGAAGCGGCCTGTTTCCCACGGTGCAGCCGGTGACGGTTCCCAAGATCGCGAACGACTTCCGCGACGCTCTGCATGGTTATGTGACCAGCCGCGCGCGGATCGAAGCGGACGCCTTCGCTGCCCGCCTTTCGGAACTACTGCTCGAGACCACCGGGATCCGCTGCGATCTGTCCTGCCGCAACGTCGGAGGCGATGCGCTTGATGATCTCGAACACAACATCGCACGCGCCGAAACCGGCGAGCCCAGCGTCCACTCCTATCTCGTCAGCGTCATCGACGTGATGTGCGAGGCCTGGAGCCGGATGAGCGATGCCGAGAAGATGCGCTTCATGGACGTCTACAATTCCGGCTGGCTTCGCAACCGCTCGGCGATGCCGCTGGAGAATGCCGTCCGCATGCGTGACCTGATGCGGTCAGGAAGGCTCTCGACGTGCGCCGGATTGCGCAGCGTGACCGCCACCGGCGACCGGTTTCGCGCGATCCTGGACGATGGCGATTGCCGCGAGGTCGATTACGTCATCGACGCGACGGGACCGTCCTACCGGCTGGACGCCAGCCCGCTCTACCAGGACATCTGCGCCAGGGCCTGA
- a CDS encoding sulfotransferase family protein: MPRGRLRHRRDGTVLPAGRQPALPGHLRQGLIAFDPLGGISCGYDDSRVHDRHDNPYPNVYAVGAPTKGTHFYAAAVDINLRRAQTVVDTILNPKGPEMSTIITSVEETDRLADLVRRDHPSLDTMVLAPDGKYQNRPAALDELMWEVRDCLAETLRNWAPEDFPTLYCAWGRCRVGSTALTNLFGVAGIPSYFQPVKVVLRHRLLGNAGEPWAAPTAAEQPHIFSKEMAGPYVLAESLFLPLQPLIEAGWPAEKLHMIMLDRDPASSLASWLEKWSDRVPEDRLIQNYVISSLNALRVESYARRHGVPVTHYVYEASKDATGSVRKLFDRLGLGERFIESAVTDWKERGQIETKGSGVTFLSEPKIYTVVGLHGSDTAYRYRSRKTASLSEAQLQVIGRYGIDEMYRASVAACIRDLSLDTDTAARLFGDCLGTAA, translated from the coding sequence TTGCCGCGAGGTCGATTACGTCATCGACGCGACGGGACCGTCCTACCGGCTGGACGCCAGCCCGCTCTACCAGGACATCTGCGCCAGGGCCTGATCGCATTCGACCCGCTCGGCGGCATCAGCTGCGGCTATGACGACAGCCGCGTCCACGACCGCCACGACAATCCCTATCCGAATGTCTACGCGGTCGGCGCTCCGACCAAGGGCACGCACTTCTACGCCGCCGCGGTCGACATCAATTTGCGCCGCGCCCAGACCGTTGTCGACACGATCCTGAACCCGAAAGGTCCTGAGATGAGCACCATCATCACGTCAGTCGAAGAAACCGACCGCCTGGCCGATCTCGTGCGCCGCGACCATCCCTCACTCGACACCATGGTCCTCGCGCCTGACGGCAAGTACCAGAACAGACCGGCGGCGCTGGACGAATTGATGTGGGAAGTGAGGGACTGCCTCGCCGAGACGCTCCGGAACTGGGCTCCCGAAGACTTCCCGACGCTCTACTGCGCATGGGGGCGTTGCCGCGTGGGTTCGACCGCGCTCACAAATCTGTTCGGCGTTGCCGGCATACCTTCTTACTTCCAGCCGGTGAAGGTCGTGCTGCGCCATCGCTTGCTTGGAAACGCGGGCGAGCCCTGGGCCGCGCCGACGGCCGCAGAGCAGCCGCACATCTTCAGCAAGGAAATGGCCGGACCTTATGTCCTGGCTGAAAGCCTGTTCCTGCCGCTCCAGCCGCTGATCGAGGCAGGCTGGCCCGCCGAGAAGCTTCACATGATCATGCTCGACCGCGACCCCGCGAGCTCGCTCGCATCGTGGCTCGAGAAGTGGTCGGACCGCGTTCCCGAGGACCGCCTGATCCAGAACTATGTGATCTCTTCCCTGAACGCGCTTCGGGTCGAGAGCTATGCAAGGCGGCACGGCGTGCCGGTGACGCACTATGTCTATGAAGCCAGCAAGGACGCGACCGGCTCGGTGCGAAAGCTGTTCGACCGGCTCGGCCTGGGCGAACGCTTCATCGAAAGCGCCGTCACCGACTGGAAAGAGCGCGGGCAGATCGAAACGAAGGGGTCGGGCGTGACGTTCCTCAGCGAGCCGAAGATCTACACCGTGGTCGGCCTTCATGGGTCTGATACGGCCTATCGCTACCGGAGCCGCAAGACCGCCTCGCTGAGTGAGGCTCAGCTCCAGGTGATCGGACGCTACGGCATCGACGAGATGTATCGCGCCTCCGTGGCGGCCTGCATCCGTGATCTCTCGCTGGACACCGACACCGCGGCGCGTCTGTTCGGCGATTGCCTCGGTACCGCCGCATGA